Proteins encoded in a region of the Pelmatolapia mariae isolate MD_Pm_ZW linkage group LG6, Pm_UMD_F_2, whole genome shotgun sequence genome:
- the usp38 gene encoding ubiquitin carboxyl-terminal hydrolase 38: MDKILEGLVSSNHSVPVKKAIVKKVVEAAEREVTEDQCQALFTLTTRLILLGEDAFQKQIGSQVLEAYARYHRPEFERFFSKDFVLSLLQQGYSQLDRKDPAIVEYIHCCLRLLISCPSVLEIFSVIQVEVLRMVCERPDPAFCARLSTLLSDFVQCIPRDKSGVLFCQQLVRTISSFHCFASQEQELREYVGQVTKVSALLQNIWKADPATLLPSLQEVFAIIASTDPSFDPSIALASLVQHIPVQMITVLIKSLTTDQNVRDANMTKALCRMIDWLSWPLAQHVDTWVIALLKGLAAVQKFTILIDVTLLKIELVFSRLWYPIVRQGALAVLSHMLLSFQHSPEAFHLVVPHVVDLVQSLRTDGLPTSKAFLLQFTELIHCMMYQYSGFPDLYDNILEAIKDLPKSAEEKIKLVLNQSAWTSQSNSFASGLLRQAGKSETGKTGLVNLGNTCYMNSIIQTLFMATDFRRHVLSLHLNGSNTLMKKLQLLFAFLAHTQRAAYAPRNFLEASRPPWFNVGSQQDCSEYLRFLLDRLHEEEKTLQALDSAEPKAASPADTSSKDSATTSAQEDNEQTILPLAEAKPGDDTRTLIEKMFGGKLITSICCTLCNCISEKEEPFTDLSLAFCPGTTLQDGPQTQRQSEEPKALCQGSVNGGSEAPEPGSAKAPASNAHFVPVTNEPPLSVPDLVNYFLAPEILDGDNAYFCEKCSSLQRAEKTIKVVSAPEYLILTLLRFSYDAKCHVRRKILDNVTIPPLIRLPVHDPSVPTQCSSSTSSPLQVDSPESSENLAKKLKSSQHDEEEEKARIDGAEEMSRSIQSVPYVLSSVVIHSGISSESGHYYSYGRNINGTDGAQHPDNQYGIKEDLGNAQAESSLYTCSAPSLPREQSETLPNSSQEAKDWLLFNDSRVTFTSFQSVQNITNRFPKDTAYVLMYRKQELPGQSLNGGLMANGMRLSAEPPLQKELLDAIIKDNKLYLQEQELSARTQALQAPSSSCSFRPNGSDDNNPPGSCGPSGGGGGGGFNTISRLVF, from the exons ATGGACAAGATTTTGGAGGGCTTGGTGAGCTCCAATCACTCTGTTCCAGTGAAGAAGGCCATTGTGAAGAAGGTAGTGGAAGCAGCTGAGAGAGAAGTGACAGAGGATCAGTGTCAGGCACTATTCACACTCACCACCCGCCTCATCTTGCTCGGTGAAGATGCCTTCCAGAAGCAAATTGGCTCCCAGGTTCTTGAAGCCTATGCACGCTACCATCGCCCAGAGTTTGAGCGTTTCTTCAGCAAAGACTTCGTCCTCAGTCTGCTCCAGCAGGGCTACAGCCAGCTGGACCGCAAAGACCCCGCCATAGTAGAATACATTCACTGCTGCCTGCGGCTGCTCATCAGCTGCCCCTCGGTGCTGGAGATTTTTAGTGTGATCCAGGTGGAGGTTTTAAGGATGGTGTGTGAACGACCTGATCCCGCTTTCTGTGCCCGCCTGAGCACTTTGCTGTCAGACTTTGTGCAGTGCATCCCAAGAGATAAGTCGGGTGTTCTGTTCTGCCAGCAGCTGGTGAGGACCATCAGTTCCTTCCACTGCTTTGCTAGCCAAGAGCAGGAACTGAGAGAGTATGTTGGTCAGGTGACGAAAGTTAGCGCGCTGCTACAGAACATCTGGAAGGCTGACCCAGCCACGCTGCTGCCCTCACTCCAGGAGGTCTTTGCTATTATCGCCTCTACAG ACCCTTCCTTTGACCCATCCATTGCACTGGCCAGCCTGGTCCAGCATATCCCTGTCCAGATGATCACAGTGCTTATCAAGAGCCTCACCACAGACCAGAACGTCAGAGACGCAAACATGACTAAAGCACTCTGCAG GATGATTGACTGGTTATCGTGGCCTCTTGCCCAACATGTAGATACCTGGGTCATCGCTCTGCTGAAAGGCCTGGCTGCTGTTCAGAAGTTCACTATCCTCATAGATGTCACTCTGCTTAAAATTGAACTG GTATTCAGTCGTCTGTGGTACCCCATTGTGCGGCAGGGGGCGCTGGCCGTGCTCTCTCACATGCTGCTGAGTTTCCAGCACTCTCCCGAGGCCTTCCATTTG GTTGTTCCACATGTAGTAGATCTAGTTCAGTCCTTAAGGACAGATGGGCTTCCCACTAGCAAAGCGTTCCTGCTGCAGTTCACTGAGCTCATACACTGCATGATGTACCAGTACTCTGGCTTCCCTGACCTTTATGACAACATACTGGAGGCCATCAAG gaTCTACCAAAATCTGCAGAAGAGAAGATCAAGCTGGTGTTGAATCAAAGTGCCTGGACGTCTCAGTCCAACTCGTTTGCCTCTGGTCTGCTGAGGCAAGCTGGGAAGTCTGAGACGGGCAAAACGGGCTTAGTCAACTTGGGGAACACCTGCTACATGAACAGCATCATCCAGACCCTTTTTATGGCCACAGA TTTCAGGAGGCATGTTTTATCGTTGCATCTAAATGGTTCCAACACACTAATGAAAAAGCTTCAGCTTCTCTTTGCTTTCCTCGCACACACTCAG AGGGCGGCCTATGCTCCCAGAAACTTCTTGGAAGCGTCCCGCCCCCCCTGGTTCAACGTGGGTTCTCAGCAGGACTGTTCAGAGTACCTCAGATTTCTTTTAGACAG GTTACACGAGGAGGAGAAAACCCTTCAGGCACTGGATTCAGCTGAACCAAAAGCTGCCTCCCCAGCTGACACGAGCTCCAAAGACTCTGCAACAACGTCTGCTCAGGAAGACAATGAACAGACCATTTTGCCTCTAGCAGAGGCCAAACCTGGAGATGACACAAGGACTTTGATAGAAAAGATGTTTGGAGGGAAGCTAATCACGAGCATTTGCTGTACGCTGTGCAACTGCATCTCTGAGAAAGAAGAACCTTTTACAGACCTCTCTTTGGCCTTTTGTCCAGGTACCACTTTACAGGATGGCCCTCAAACCCAGAGGCAATCAGAAGAGCCCAAAGCTCTCTGTCAGGGATCTGTCAATGGTGGCAGTGAAGCTCCTGAGCCAGGCTCGGCCAAAGCTCCAGCTAGCAATGCCCATTTTGTGCCAGTAACAAATGAGCCTCCTCTCTCCGTGCCTGACCTGGTGAATTATTTTCTGGCTCCGGAAATCCTCGATGGAGACAACGCCTATTTCTGCGAGAAGTGTAGCTCCCTCCAGCGGGCAGAGAAGACCATTAAAGTGGTGTCTGCCCCTGAGTACTTGATTCTCACTTTGCTGCGATTTTCATATGACGCCAAATGCCATGTCCGTAGGAAGATTCTTGACAATGTCACCATCCCACCGCTGATCAGACTTCCTGTACATGACCCTTCCGTACCTACGCAGTGTTCTTCTTCTACCTCGTCTCCTCTGCAAGTGGATTCTCCTGAGAGCAGCGAGAATCTGGCCAAGAAACTCAAATCGTCGCAACAcgatgaggaagaggagaaggcaAGGATAGATGGAGCAGAGGAGATGAGCAGGTCGATTCAGTCGGTCCCCTATGTCCTCAGCTCGGTCGTAATACATTCTGGTATATCGTCAGAGAGCGGCCACTATTACTCTTATGGTCGCAATATTAATGGAACAGATGGGGCACAGCATCCAGACAACCAGTACGGCATCAAAGAGGATTTAGGGAACGCCCAGGCCGAGTCCAGCCTCTACACCTGCTCAGCTCCCTCGCTTCCACGTGAACAAAGCGAAACGCTGCCTAATAGTAGCCAGGAGGCAAAAGATTGGCTGCTCTTCAATGATAGCAGAGTAACGTTCACATCTTTCCAATCAGTGCAAAACATTACTAATCGCTTCCCCAAGGACACCGCTTATGTGCTCATGTACAGGAAACAGGAGCTACCAGGGCAAAGCTTAAATGGGGGACTAATGGCAAATGGAATGAGACTGAGTGCCGAGCCTCCTCTGCAGAAAGAACTACTGGATGCTATTATCAAAGACAACAAGCTCTATTTACAG GAGCAGGAGCTCAGCGCTCGGACCCAGGCTCTTCAGGCCCCGTCATCCTCC